The sequence GGAAAAATCCATTCCGTTATGAAAAACCTCGTTTAATAAAACTCTGTTCAACAAAACACTGTTTAACCCCTTGAAGAAAGTAATCACAGTGAAatgaaatttagattttaaagaatTCACCATTGTATGTTTAAGATATTAAGGATTTAAGGCTTTAGACAGATGATTTCGTGAAAATTGTTAAATCATTCCTACACTAACAAGCAATCACATCATGAAggaagagcgagagcgagaccaATATCTTGAGGAGGCAATTCCCATAATCTAGTATGGCGATCAACATAGGCTCAtttgagggtttttttttaaaaaaaaaaaaaaagaaaagaaaagaaaaagaggtcATTTAGCATTTTGATCCAATTTTCCAACGAAAAAAacgtttttatttatttattttttaaaaacctgCTTTCGTTTCAATGACGCTCTCTCGGACTTCGGCGCTTTCCTTTCTCCTGCTCCTTAAACCCTTCATCTCACTGTGCATCTCCATTTTGTTGGCGCCAATCCGAATCTCTGTTCTTATTTCATTTGTTTCTCACACATGAATTCCCTTCATCGCATTCGAATTCTCTCTTTAACGAATGAAAATCGAATTCTTCAACTGCTTCAGCAAATCAAACAAACCCATTTCGGTTCTTCCTTCCATGGTAGAACCTTCTCAAGCAGATCTTCTTCCCCTTCCTCCGGAGCCGGCAAGTTTGGCAATGGCGACGATGAATGGAATGATACTTGGGAATCTGCTTGGCTTCCTGAAGACCTTTCGCCGAGGAACAAAGCGCCATGGGAGAACGATGTGAACTTCCCTTCTGGAAACCCTACAATTGTGTTTCCATCGGACGTGGATGCAGAAACCAAAGCGTTCGTTGAGGACATGAATGAGAATTGGGACGAGAGGCGAAAGGCATCTCAAACGCAGAAACAAGGAGTGAATCAGCAAGAGAAGGAAGGTGTTGGTGATGGCGGCGGCGGCGGGTCGCTTTATAGCTTGGAAAACATAAAGAAGGATTATAGATTGAAGAAACAGAGGATTCATGCTAATTTGTGGATGAAGGAGATTGAGAAGCAAGAGGAGGCTAGGTTGGGGGATTCCATTGCTGGCAGTGGGGATGACATTGAAAGATTGATGGATAGCTGCTCTGAGTGAGTCTTCTTTCTCTCTTGTTAGTGCAAATGGTTAAAGCCTGATGTTTGTGGTTTTTCTCTGCTGATCATATTATCTAGTATAGATGTTTGTTAATTGGATTAAGGAAGTAGGGTTTGGAATGTTGCAAGATACCTGAattcaagtattttttttaatggaaaacCAAACTCTTATTGagaaatatgaaagaaaatatGAGATTATACGAAATAGCACTAGCCCCATGAAAAGAGTCCCAACACTAACTAAAAAGGGACACCAATCTAAAAGAATAAGACCCATCAGACAATAACAAAAACATGGTCGATGCCCACGAGGTAAATTAGGTATTAAATCCAACATTCCTATTATGAAAATGGCAAGCAAAGAAAACAGAAAACGTACAGTGTAGAGAAATCGACATAGAGATTTAAGTGGTCCATTAATAGCGTGTTAGCTACTTCCATCAACAAAGGGAATGAGTAGTTTgttattagagagaaaatatcGTATTACAAATTCAGAAGCGTGCCAATAGAGTTCAAAAGTTTATGTAGCGCACTTCTCTAAATCTTACggtcaaaatcgtaaataacataaatatgaATACAACTTAGGGTCTGTTTGgcttgacttgagaaaaaagtgttttaaaaaatttcatttttatttaaacactttggacaaaaatggttgaaaatatctttcaaaagctattttgagtagTTGTCAAACCATCtaattttttgtaaaatgacttattttttaaattaaccacTTGAAAATGCATTTCAAACACACCCTTATTCGTTCGAAGTGTCAGATAATAGATTCA comes from Benincasa hispida cultivar B227 chromosome 2, ASM972705v1, whole genome shotgun sequence and encodes:
- the LOC120070660 gene encoding protein GAMETE CELL DEFECTIVE 1, mitochondrial, which produces MNSLHRIRILSLTNENRILQLLQQIKQTHFGSSFHGRTFSSRSSSPSSGAGKFGNGDDEWNDTWESAWLPEDLSPRNKAPWENDVNFPSGNPTIVFPSDVDAETKAFVEDMNENWDERRKASQTQKQGVNQQEKEGVGDGGGGGSLYSLENIKKDYRLKKQRIHANLWMKEIEKQEEARLGDSIAGSGDDIERLMDSCSEIFESVNDDLNRSKVPSSSEFRNKPDGWETVSKGHDGNVWEMTQREEDILLQEFDRRIAYNKFQIASFIKTHIFSRRRPIDGWKYMIEEFGPNAKKGKGSVSRLPSLSDSSTQPFKEEKVAASPSLTPLKRI